A single genomic interval of Dyella terrae harbors:
- the ftrA gene encoding transcriptional regulator FtrA: protein MKKPPKRSRSRPGPANRRVVALAYDGLCTFEYGVAVEMFGLPRPELDGWYDFATCAVERGPLRAAGGLTVSAQGGLALLKDAGTIIVPGWRGVDAAPPPALLARLRDAHERGARLLSFCSGVFVLAAAGLLDGRRATTHWRYADALAQRYPRVTVEPDVLYVDEGSVLTSAGTAAAIDLSLHLIRRDWGPLIANRVARRAVVPTHRDGGQAQFVPSPLPEQGAAMGPVLDWMRRRLGDGLTIPALAERARMSERTFLRRFEEATGLSPKQWLTQERLARARELLEASDLAVEQIADACGFGTADTLRHHFRRTLQISPARYRERFAC from the coding sequence ATGAAAAAACCGCCAAAGCGTTCCCGCAGCCGGCCAGGGCCCGCCAATCGACGTGTTGTCGCGCTGGCGTACGACGGCCTGTGCACGTTCGAATACGGCGTGGCCGTGGAGATGTTCGGGCTACCGCGGCCGGAACTGGACGGCTGGTACGACTTCGCCACCTGCGCCGTCGAACGCGGCCCGCTTCGGGCGGCCGGCGGCCTTACGGTCAGCGCGCAGGGCGGTCTCGCGCTCCTCAAAGATGCCGGCACCATCATCGTGCCGGGCTGGCGTGGCGTGGATGCTGCGCCACCGCCCGCACTGCTCGCCCGCCTGCGTGACGCGCATGAGCGCGGCGCGCGGTTACTGTCGTTCTGCTCGGGCGTGTTCGTGCTGGCGGCCGCGGGTTTGCTCGACGGCCGCCGGGCCACCACGCACTGGCGCTATGCCGATGCCCTGGCGCAGCGCTATCCCCGCGTCACGGTCGAACCGGACGTGCTGTACGTGGACGAAGGTTCGGTCCTGACCTCGGCCGGTACGGCGGCCGCCATCGATCTCTCGCTGCACCTGATACGGCGTGACTGGGGTCCCCTGATCGCCAATCGCGTTGCGCGTCGCGCCGTGGTGCCGACCCACCGCGACGGCGGTCAGGCGCAGTTCGTGCCGTCTCCGCTGCCGGAGCAGGGCGCTGCCATGGGCCCGGTACTGGACTGGATGCGCCGCCGCCTGGGCGATGGCCTGACGATCCCGGCGCTGGCTGAGCGTGCGCGCATGAGCGAACGCACATTCCTCCGCCGCTTCGAGGAGGCCACCGGCTTGTCGCCCAAGCAATGGCTGACGCAGGAGCGCCTCGCCCGCGCCCGGGAGCTGCTGGAGGCCAGCGATCTGGCGGTGGAGCAGATCGCCGACGCCTGTGGCTTCGGCACAGCCGATACACTACGCCACCATTTCCGCCGCACGCTGCAGATCAGTCCTGCACGCTATCGCGAACGCTTCGCCTGCTGA
- a CDS encoding rhodanese-like domain-containing protein translates to MSSVVRYIPAADSAQALAHFQQRLTFETDCADVHYALTHEQPDFVLLDVRTPAMFAASHVPGAINMPTRTIAAQRLGDYPADTLFVVYCAGPHCNGANKAAVKLAQLGRPVKEMIGGITGWLDEGFTLASEAAVA, encoded by the coding sequence ATGAGCAGTGTCGTTCGTTACATCCCGGCCGCCGACAGCGCCCAGGCGCTGGCGCACTTTCAGCAGCGCCTGACGTTTGAGACCGACTGCGCCGACGTGCATTACGCCCTGACGCACGAGCAGCCCGATTTCGTGCTGCTCGACGTGCGCACGCCGGCCATGTTCGCCGCCAGCCATGTGCCGGGCGCGATCAACATGCCGACCCGCACGATCGCCGCGCAGCGTCTGGGCGACTATCCGGCGGATACACTGTTTGTGGTGTATTGCGCCGGCCCGCACTGCAACGGCGCGAACAAGGCGGCCGTGAAGCTGGCGCAGCTGGGCCGCCCGGTGAAGGAAATGATCGGTGGGATCACCGGCTGGCTGGACGAAGGCTTCACCCTGGCGAGCGAAGCCGCGGTCGCCTGA
- a CDS encoding EamA/RhaT family transporter has product MTFVFLSVLCSVLVSVLLKLARRFGVDIGQAVSWNYVATSVLTALIFKPDMAVLQGPGVPWIALVGLGLLLPSIFIALGASVRHAGIVRSDAAQRLSLLISLLAAFLLFGEQPGALKGAGIAVGLMALLCMVWKPSGAPGDRDAGAWAWPLAVFVGFGLIDILFKQVALGGVPFAATLQGSFALAWVVATALAVARALRRQTRLSLRDAGAGLLLGLINFGNIVFYVKGHQALPQQPALVFAGMNLGVVALGALVGVVAFRERLTRVNTLGLLLALVAIALIARASWQ; this is encoded by the coding sequence ATGACCTTCGTCTTTCTGAGCGTGCTGTGCAGTGTCCTGGTGTCCGTGCTGCTGAAGCTGGCGCGCCGCTTCGGTGTCGATATCGGCCAGGCCGTCTCGTGGAACTACGTGGCCACCAGCGTGCTGACGGCGCTGATCTTCAAGCCGGACATGGCTGTGCTGCAGGGACCTGGCGTGCCCTGGATCGCGCTCGTGGGCCTGGGCCTGCTGCTGCCGAGCATTTTCATTGCGCTGGGCGCATCCGTGCGCCATGCGGGCATCGTGCGCAGCGACGCGGCGCAGCGTTTGTCCCTGCTGATCTCGCTGCTGGCGGCGTTCCTGTTGTTTGGCGAGCAGCCCGGTGCCCTGAAGGGCGCGGGCATCGCCGTGGGCCTGATGGCCTTGCTGTGCATGGTGTGGAAACCGTCGGGCGCACCCGGCGACCGCGACGCCGGCGCGTGGGCATGGCCGCTGGCCGTGTTCGTCGGCTTTGGCCTGATCGACATCCTGTTCAAGCAAGTCGCACTCGGGGGCGTGCCGTTTGCCGCAACCTTGCAGGGAAGTTTCGCGCTGGCGTGGGTCGTGGCGACCGCCCTGGCCGTTGCCCGCGCCTTGCGCCGGCAGACGCGCCTGAGCCTGCGCGACGCAGGGGCCGGCCTGCTGCTGGGGCTGATCAACTTCGGCAACATCGTCTTCTACGTGAAAGGGCACCAGGCGCTCCCGCAGCAGCCTGCGCTTGTATTCGCCGGCATGAACCTGGGCGTCGTGGCACTGGGTGCGCTGGTGGGCGTCGTGGCTTTTCGCGAGCGCCTGACGCGCGTGAATACGCTGGGCCTGCTGCTTGCCCTGGTCGCCATCGCCCTGATCGCCCGCGCTTCCTGGCAGTAA
- a CDS encoding nuclear transport factor 2 family protein — MRELIDRYIDAYNRMDVTAMLATMHREVIFENYTSGVLSVRTLGMPELEHLARSSLHLFSARRQIITSFRQDGDAATADILFDGTFGIDLPNGVRAGQQISLTGRSEFRVRDGLLIYIGDFSG; from the coding sequence ATGCGCGAGCTCATCGACCGCTACATCGACGCCTACAACCGCATGGACGTCACGGCCATGCTGGCCACGATGCATCGCGAAGTGATCTTCGAGAACTACACCTCGGGCGTGCTGAGCGTGCGCACGTTGGGCATGCCGGAGCTGGAGCATCTGGCGCGCAGCTCGCTGCATTTGTTCAGCGCGCGTCGCCAGATCATTACGTCATTCCGCCAGGATGGCGACGCGGCGACGGCGGACATCCTGTTCGACGGCACGTTCGGCATCGATCTCCCGAACGGCGTGCGGGCAGGGCAGCAGATTTCGCTGACCGGGCGCAGCGAGTTCCGCGTGCGGGACGGGTTGCTGATCTATATCGGTGATTTCAGCGGTTGA